From Sphingopyxis sp. YR583, one genomic window encodes:
- a CDS encoding winged helix-turn-helix transcriptional regulator: MPTPEKIAYDPHAPVDPRVETLVNELVGRVADKWTLLVLEELEDHGTCRFTELSRRVPGISQKMLTQTLRQMERDGLLVRTVYPVVPPKVEYCLTDLGHSLGEAFCGVWVWAEANLERVARARMAFDARG, translated from the coding sequence ATGCCCACGCCCGAAAAAATCGCCTACGATCCGCACGCGCCCGTCGATCCGCGCGTCGAAACGCTCGTCAACGAACTCGTCGGCCGAGTCGCCGACAAATGGACCCTACTCGTTCTGGAAGAGCTGGAGGATCATGGAACCTGCCGCTTCACCGAATTGTCGCGCCGCGTTCCGGGCATCAGCCAGAAGATGCTGACGCAGACGCTGCGCCAGATGGAGCGCGATGGCTTGCTTGTGCGGACGGTGTACCCGGTCGTCCCGCCGAAAGTCGAATATTGCCTGACCGACCTCGGCCACAGCCTCGGCGAAGCCTTTTGCGGGGTGTGGGTCTGGGCGGAGGCCAATCTGGAACGGGTGGCAAGGGCGCGGATGGCGTTCGACGCGCGAGGGTAG
- the rlmN gene encoding 23S rRNA (adenine(2503)-C(2))-methyltransferase RlmN, translating to MQIPGHIDPVTTGTVPLRGGNRIDLVGLTRDAIGGVLVEAGLDAKAAKLRAKQIWHWMYHRGVTDFEAMTDIAKAMRPWLTDRFIIGRPTVREAQVSSDGTRKWLLAAADGQEYEMVFIPDADRGTLCVSSQVGCTLNCRFCHTGTMRLVRNLGAGEIVGQVLLARDALGEWPKGTMAGFGADPEDEDFDDSDDSGQGHYTADGRMLTNIVMMGMGEPLYNFDEVKGALKIVMDGDGLALSKRRITLSTSGVVPMMARAGEEIGVNLAVSLHAVTKEIRDEIVPLNRKYGIEELLQACADYPGANNARRITFEYVMLKDKNDSDDDARELVRLIKQYKLPAKVNLIPFNPWPGAAYECSTPERVRAFSSLIFKAGISAPVRTPRGRDIMAACGQLKSAATKPTRAELDRIAEEKQAALG from the coding sequence ATGCAGATTCCCGGCCATATCGACCCCGTCACGACGGGCACCGTTCCCTTGCGCGGCGGCAACCGCATCGACCTCGTCGGGCTCACCCGCGATGCGATCGGCGGGGTGCTGGTCGAGGCCGGCCTCGACGCGAAGGCCGCGAAGCTGCGCGCCAAGCAGATCTGGCACTGGATGTACCATCGCGGCGTCACCGATTTCGAGGCGATGACCGATATCGCGAAGGCGATGCGCCCGTGGCTGACCGACCGTTTCATCATAGGCCGCCCGACGGTGCGCGAGGCGCAGGTGTCGAGCGACGGCACGCGCAAATGGCTGCTCGCCGCCGCCGACGGCCAGGAATATGAAATGGTCTTCATCCCCGACGCCGATCGGGGAACCTTGTGCGTATCGAGCCAGGTCGGCTGCACGCTCAACTGCCGTTTCTGCCACACGGGCACGATGCGCCTCGTCCGCAACCTCGGCGCAGGCGAGATCGTCGGGCAGGTGCTGCTCGCGCGCGACGCGCTCGGCGAATGGCCGAAGGGCACGATGGCGGGCTTCGGCGCCGATCCCGAGGATGAGGACTTCGACGACTCTGACGATTCTGGGCAGGGCCACTACACCGCCGACGGCCGGATGCTCACCAACATCGTGATGATGGGCATGGGCGAACCGCTCTATAATTTCGACGAGGTCAAGGGCGCGCTCAAGATCGTGATGGACGGCGACGGGCTGGCGCTGTCGAAGCGACGCATCACCCTATCGACCAGCGGTGTCGTCCCGATGATGGCGCGCGCGGGCGAAGAGATCGGGGTCAATCTCGCGGTCTCGCTCCATGCGGTGACTAAAGAAATCCGCGACGAGATCGTTCCGCTCAACCGGAAATATGGCATCGAGGAATTGCTTCAGGCCTGCGCCGATTATCCGGGCGCGAACAATGCGCGGCGCATCACCTTCGAATATGTGATGCTGAAGGACAAGAATGACAGCGACGACGATGCGCGCGAGCTCGTCCGGCTGATCAAGCAGTATAAGCTGCCCGCGAAGGTGAACCTGATTCCCTTCAACCCCTGGCCGGGCGCAGCTTATGAATGTTCGACCCCCGAGCGGGTGCGCGCGTTCAGCAGCCTCATCTTCAAGGCCGGGATTTCGGCGCCGGTGCGCACCCCGCGCGGACGCGACATCATGGCGGCGTGCGGGCAATTGAAGAGCGCGGCGACCAAGCCGACCCGCGCCGAACTCGACCGGATCGCCGAAGAGAAGCAGGCCGCGCTCGGCTAA
- a CDS encoding SDR family oxidoreductase, giving the protein MKTTGNTILVTGGGSGIGLALAQRWHDADNNVIVTGRNADKLEAAIAGRPNMSAVSLDVTDADAIAAFAKEIVARHPGLNVLVNNAGIMNAEDVSTSRDLTQAEATVVTNILGPIRLTDALVDHLAKQDGSAIVNVTSGLAFVPFPKAPTYSATKAAMHSYSVALRVQLEGKVEVIELAPPAVRTDLTPGQSTREGYMPLDAFADEVMALFAQVPTPEEILVQNVLPLRNAEASGTVPQVLERLKSL; this is encoded by the coding sequence ATGAAGACCACAGGCAACACCATCCTCGTCACCGGCGGGGGTTCGGGCATCGGGCTGGCGCTCGCGCAGCGCTGGCACGACGCGGACAACAATGTCATCGTCACCGGGCGCAATGCCGACAAGCTGGAAGCGGCGATCGCGGGACGGCCGAACATGTCGGCCGTATCGCTCGACGTCACCGACGCGGACGCCATCGCAGCCTTTGCGAAGGAGATCGTCGCGAGGCATCCCGGGCTGAATGTGCTGGTCAACAATGCCGGCATCATGAACGCCGAGGATGTCAGCACCAGCCGCGACCTGACGCAGGCCGAGGCGACCGTCGTCACCAACATCCTCGGCCCGATCCGGCTGACCGACGCGCTGGTCGACCATCTGGCGAAGCAGGACGGCAGCGCGATCGTCAATGTGACGTCGGGGCTGGCGTTCGTTCCTTTCCCCAAGGCGCCGACCTATTCGGCGACCAAGGCGGCGATGCACAGCTACTCGGTCGCGCTGCGCGTCCAGCTCGAGGGCAAGGTCGAGGTGATCGAGTTGGCGCCCCCCGCAGTGCGCACCGACCTGACCCCCGGCCAGTCGACGCGCGAGGGCTATATGCCGCTCGACGCGTTCGCCGACGAGGTGATGGCGCTGTTCGCGCAGGTGCCGACGCCGGAAGAGATTCTGGTGCAGAATGTCCTGCCGCTGCGCAATGCCGAGGCGAGCGGGACGGTGCCGCAGGTGCTGGAGCGGCTGAAGTCGCTGTAA
- a CDS encoding LysR family transcriptional regulator — protein sequence MYDWNDLKAFLAVAETGSTLSAAQSMRVSQTTVARRIAALEEATGLNLFERRQAGYALTPVGEAMLASALAVKDAADRFGEAAGARSRDAGGTVSLTTMEIFAVTILPPILRDLRAAHPGIHIHLDTSDEPRDLAAGAADIAIRSSKQPTGAGLVGRRVADNPWTVYCSRDYADLHGIPHTREELATHPFIGGGGGVWEPYQAWLRQFGLEDSVVMKYDTGTGLLAGVRHGMGLTILPAFIAEREPGLIRCIPPKSEDTTGLWLLTHERLRHVPRVRIVLDFLAAELTKLARS from the coding sequence ATGTATGATTGGAACGACCTCAAGGCCTTTCTGGCCGTTGCCGAGACCGGCAGCACCTTATCGGCGGCGCAGTCGATGCGCGTCAGCCAGACGACGGTCGCGCGGCGCATCGCTGCGCTGGAGGAAGCGACCGGGCTCAATCTCTTCGAGCGGCGGCAGGCGGGTTATGCGCTGACCCCGGTGGGCGAGGCGATGCTTGCAAGCGCGCTCGCTGTCAAAGATGCCGCGGACCGCTTTGGGGAAGCAGCAGGGGCGCGGTCGCGCGATGCGGGCGGCACCGTCAGCCTGACGACCATGGAAATCTTTGCGGTGACGATCCTGCCGCCGATCCTGCGCGATCTTCGCGCCGCGCATCCCGGGATCCATATCCATCTCGATACATCCGACGAGCCGCGTGATCTTGCGGCGGGAGCGGCGGACATCGCGATCCGCAGCAGCAAACAGCCCACCGGCGCGGGTCTGGTCGGGCGGCGCGTCGCCGACAATCCGTGGACCGTCTACTGCAGCCGCGACTACGCCGATCTTCACGGCATTCCGCACACCCGCGAGGAGCTTGCGACGCATCCCTTCATTGGCGGCGGCGGCGGGGTGTGGGAACCTTATCAGGCCTGGCTACGCCAATTCGGGCTCGAGGACTCGGTGGTTATGAAATATGACACCGGCACAGGCCTGCTCGCGGGGGTGCGACATGGCATGGGCCTGACGATCCTGCCCGCCTTCATTGCCGAGCGCGAGCCTGGCCTGATCCGCTGCATCCCGCCCAAGAGCGAGGACACGACCGGCCTGTGGCTGCTCACCCACGAGCGGCTGCGCCATGTCCCCCGCGTGCGGATCGTCCTCGATTTCCTCGCCGCCGAATTGACGAAGCTCGCGCGCAGTTAG
- a CDS encoding arylesterase, with protein MRTAGWRSLLLYGCAIALCQPLAACGSAENPPASTNDKVAAKAAPVIPADAPLVIAFGDSLYAGYQLGPKEGLAPQLQAALAEDGVVARVQNAGVSGDTTAAGRQRLTYVLDNAKAKPALVVLGLGGNDMLRGIGPDQTRANLDAMLAELKKRKIPVLLTGMMAAPNLGSDYAGKFNPIYPELASKYEASFYPFILDNVVTDKALMLGDNLHPNAKGVKVVVEGLAPLVEQALPNAG; from the coding sequence ATGAGAACGGCCGGATGGCGCTCTTTGTTGTTATATGGTTGCGCAATTGCGCTTTGCCAACCGCTTGCGGCGTGCGGATCGGCGGAAAACCCGCCGGCTTCGACCAATGACAAGGTTGCGGCGAAAGCGGCGCCCGTCATTCCCGCCGACGCGCCGCTCGTCATCGCCTTCGGCGACTCGCTCTACGCCGGCTACCAGCTTGGTCCGAAGGAAGGGCTCGCGCCGCAATTGCAGGCCGCGCTTGCCGAGGACGGCGTCGTCGCGCGCGTGCAGAATGCGGGCGTCTCGGGCGACACCACCGCCGCGGGGCGCCAGCGCCTGACCTATGTGCTCGACAATGCGAAGGCGAAGCCCGCGCTCGTCGTGCTCGGGCTTGGCGGCAACGACATGCTGCGCGGTATCGGCCCCGACCAGACGCGCGCCAATCTCGACGCGATGCTCGCCGAACTGAAAAAGCGCAAAATTCCCGTGCTGCTCACTGGCATGATGGCCGCGCCCAATCTGGGCAGCGACTATGCCGGCAAGTTCAATCCCATCTATCCCGAACTCGCGTCGAAATATGAAGCGAGCTTCTATCCCTTCATCCTCGACAATGTCGTCACCGACAAGGCGCTGATGCTCGGCGACAATCTCCATCCCAATGCCAAGGGGGTGAAAGTGGTAGTCGAAGGATTGGCGCCGCTCGTCGAACAGGCATTGCCGAACGCGGGCTAG
- a CDS encoding sulfite exporter TauE/SafE family protein, which translates to MTSLQQLVGLAPLTVAGAAAMTFGAAYVRGLTGFGMAIILVPLLGLIVPPGEAVVLGILLQLLIGPVGLKVILADADRGTAVPIALLAMLATPAGMVALHATTPDVARLLITLIAVGAFIAVLLPKQPEGHKPGRVAVAGTGIASGILTGFAAMPGPPVVPFYLRRHLEPKVARASMMLIFFATAIAGTLAALWVGIATARLLILSLILFLPMWFGNRIGGRHFGSVAPHVWQTMVAVVLGVAAISAVIRILS; encoded by the coding sequence ATGACCAGCCTCCAGCAACTTGTCGGCCTCGCGCCGCTGACCGTCGCGGGCGCGGCGGCAATGACCTTTGGCGCCGCCTATGTGCGTGGGCTGACGGGTTTCGGCATGGCGATCATCCTTGTCCCCCTGCTCGGGCTGATCGTCCCGCCGGGCGAGGCGGTGGTGCTCGGCATATTGCTGCAGTTGCTGATCGGGCCGGTGGGGCTAAAGGTCATATTGGCCGATGCCGACCGCGGCACGGCGGTCCCGATCGCGCTGCTTGCGATGCTCGCGACCCCGGCGGGCATGGTCGCGCTCCATGCGACGACTCCGGATGTCGCGCGGCTGCTGATAACCTTGATCGCGGTAGGGGCCTTCATCGCCGTCCTGCTGCCGAAACAGCCCGAGGGACACAAGCCGGGCCGCGTCGCAGTCGCAGGGACAGGGATCGCGTCGGGCATCCTCACCGGCTTCGCCGCGATGCCGGGGCCGCCGGTTGTGCCCTTCTACCTGCGCCGTCACCTAGAACCCAAGGTCGCACGCGCGTCGATGATGCTGATCTTCTTCGCGACCGCCATTGCGGGGACGCTCGCCGCCCTGTGGGTCGGCATTGCGACGGCAAGGCTCCTCATCCTGTCGCTGATCCTCTTCCTGCCGATGTGGTTCGGAAACCGGATTGGCGGACGGCATTTCGGCAGCGTCGCGCCGCATGTGTGGCAGACGATGGTCGCAGTCGTGCTTGGCGTTGCGGCGATCTCCGCCGTAATACGGATACTCAGCTAA
- a CDS encoding metallophosphoesterase, translating into MTPRRRWLRWAALVALFGVALLAKGYWNATRDPVVRTATVAVDAWPAGQPPLKILLLSDTHVAGPDMPPARLSRIVGDLNRLKPDLVLIAGDLVSERRGATHIYTPAEVVAPLGGLKAPLGVIVAPGNHDHWFEPDALRGELEKRGIRVLQNEAVKLGPLIVGGVDDDYSGHDDVPATFAAMDRLGAGVPLLLTHSPDIIPDLPRPVAAVFAGHTHCGQIRFPFVGALTYVSRYGDRFACGDIDDKGQRVFVGAGLGTSLMPLRFNTPPDAWLITLQPKAAAR; encoded by the coding sequence ATGACACCGCGGCGGCGTTGGCTGCGCTGGGCGGCGCTCGTTGCGCTGTTCGGCGTCGCATTGCTTGCCAAAGGCTATTGGAACGCAACCCGCGATCCGGTCGTCCGCACCGCGACGGTTGCGGTTGACGCCTGGCCGGCGGGACAGCCACCGCTCAAGATCCTGCTGCTCTCGGACACGCACGTCGCGGGCCCCGATATGCCGCCCGCCCGGCTGTCGCGGATCGTCGGCGACCTCAACCGGCTGAAGCCCGACCTCGTGCTGATCGCTGGCGATCTCGTCAGCGAACGACGCGGCGCGACGCATATCTACACACCGGCCGAAGTGGTCGCGCCGCTCGGCGGGCTTAAGGCGCCGCTTGGCGTCATCGTCGCTCCGGGCAACCATGATCACTGGTTCGAGCCCGATGCGTTGCGCGGTGAACTGGAAAAACGCGGCATTCGCGTGCTGCAAAATGAAGCGGTCAAGCTTGGCCCGCTGATCGTGGGCGGGGTCGACGACGATTATTCGGGGCACGACGATGTGCCGGCGACGTTCGCGGCAATGGACCGGCTCGGTGCGGGCGTCCCGCTGCTGCTGACGCACAGCCCCGACATCATCCCCGACCTGCCGCGCCCGGTCGCCGCGGTCTTCGCCGGGCACACGCATTGCGGCCAGATCCGTTTCCCCTTCGTCGGCGCGCTGACCTATGTGTCGCGCTATGGCGACCGCTTTGCCTGCGGCGATATCGACGACAAGGGGCAGCGCGTCTTCGTCGGCGCCGGCCTCGGGACCAGCCTGATGCCGCTGCGTTTCAACACGCCGCCCGATGCCTGGTTGATAACCCTGCAACCGAAAGCCGCTGCACGATGA
- a CDS encoding ABC transporter permease: MLPLTTLWRIARRDLATRIRGLRLLAVCLFLGVATLAAIGSLTRGITSELEVRGQTILGGDVEFSLPQREATAEEMAGFRRVGTPSATVRLRAMANDPDGEALLSELKAVDGAYPLYGTMRLENGARKGPPPPGGIWIGKDLVSRLGLKVGERVKFGETSFLIDGVIAEEPDRLGEGFTLGPVAIIGLADLPATQLIQPGSLYESKYRVRLPGSANPEAVGKALTAEFPDAGWDITDSSNGAPGTRRFIERMGQFLSLVGLAALVIAGIGVGNGVASYLAGKRPGLATLKVLGADSGTVARIYGLQILAVAAVSIVAGLIVGALAPAIIGAIAGDVLPVKPGVAIYPLPLAVSAAYGLLIAIAFALPPLAATRHVPAAGLYRATVSGAARIDRQTVIAVAAALAAIIALAVGTAREPLFALGFIGAAIGLLLILVGLGWLVRRTASRLPRPKRPLFRLALANLHRPGAATGALVVALGLGLTLFVTLAAIQTSITSEIRSTVPQRAPSFFVLDVPRTETTRFQAMVKAADPKAEINMIPALRGSVTEFAGQRVDELAELPEGAWVLRGDRGLTYSPVLPNGSELVGGQWWAADYKGPPLVSVEQEVAASLGLKLGDTLSVNVLGVEVQAKVASFRTVNWDNFGLNYVLVFSPGTFDAAPHNMVATVAVGPEAETALSRSIPRAFPSASLIAVRDVVSQVTTLLTQMSQAIAAAASIAILAGIAVLIGAIAASRERRVYDSVILKLLGATRGQILGAQGTEYAVLAGILAVLALGLGLAGAWYVVTQLFEFDFAPDPLIVGLTLIGGAGLSFLIGIAGSWPLLSAKPAQALRSL, translated from the coding sequence ATGCTTCCGCTCACCACGCTCTGGCGGATCGCGCGCCGCGACCTTGCGACGCGCATCCGCGGGCTTCGCCTCCTCGCCGTCTGTCTTTTCCTCGGCGTCGCGACGCTCGCGGCGATCGGCAGCCTGACGCGCGGTATCACGTCCGAACTCGAAGTACGCGGGCAGACGATCCTCGGCGGCGATGTCGAATTCAGCCTGCCACAGCGCGAAGCCACGGCCGAAGAAATGGCGGGCTTCCGTCGCGTCGGTACGCCCTCGGCCACCGTGCGGCTGCGCGCGATGGCGAACGATCCCGATGGCGAAGCCTTGCTGTCGGAACTCAAGGCGGTCGATGGCGCTTACCCGCTCTATGGCACGATGCGGCTGGAGAACGGCGCGCGTAAAGGTCCGCCGCCGCCGGGCGGTATCTGGATCGGCAAGGATCTCGTCTCCCGGCTGGGCCTGAAGGTCGGCGAACGCGTGAAGTTCGGCGAGACCAGCTTCCTGATCGACGGCGTGATCGCTGAGGAACCCGACCGCTTGGGCGAAGGCTTCACCCTCGGCCCCGTCGCGATCATCGGGCTTGCCGACCTCCCCGCAACGCAGCTGATCCAGCCGGGTAGCCTGTACGAGAGCAAATATCGTGTTCGCCTGCCGGGCAGCGCGAACCCCGAAGCCGTCGGCAAGGCGCTGACCGCCGAATTCCCCGACGCGGGCTGGGACATCACCGATAGCAGCAATGGCGCGCCAGGCACGCGGCGCTTCATCGAGCGCATGGGGCAGTTCCTGTCGCTCGTCGGGCTGGCCGCGCTGGTGATCGCAGGGATCGGCGTCGGCAATGGCGTGGCGAGCTATCTCGCGGGCAAGCGCCCGGGGCTCGCGACGCTAAAGGTGCTGGGCGCCGATAGCGGTACGGTGGCGCGCATTTACGGACTGCAGATCCTCGCGGTTGCGGCTGTGTCGATTGTCGCCGGCCTGATCGTCGGCGCGCTCGCGCCCGCGATCATCGGCGCGATTGCGGGCGATGTGCTGCCAGTCAAACCCGGTGTTGCCATCTATCCGCTGCCGCTTGCCGTCAGCGCGGCCTATGGCTTGCTGATCGCCATCGCCTTTGCCCTGCCCCCGCTCGCGGCGACGCGGCATGTTCCCGCCGCGGGACTCTATCGCGCGACGGTGAGCGGCGCGGCGCGGATCGACCGGCAGACGGTGATCGCGGTCGCGGCGGCGCTCGCGGCGATCATTGCGCTGGCTGTCGGCACCGCGCGCGAACCTTTGTTCGCGCTCGGTTTCATCGGGGCGGCGATCGGCCTGCTCCTCATTCTCGTCGGGCTTGGCTGGCTGGTGCGGCGTACCGCGAGCCGGCTGCCGCGGCCCAAACGCCCGCTCTTCCGCCTTGCGCTCGCGAACCTGCACCGCCCCGGTGCCGCAACCGGCGCGCTGGTTGTGGCGCTCGGACTCGGGCTCACCCTGTTCGTGACGCTCGCGGCGATCCAGACGAGCATCACGTCCGAAATCCGGTCGACCGTGCCGCAACGCGCGCCGAGCTTCTTCGTGCTCGACGTGCCGCGCACCGAGACCACGCGCTTTCAGGCGATGGTGAAAGCGGCGGATCCCAAGGCCGAGATCAACATGATCCCCGCGCTGCGCGGCAGCGTCACCGAATTTGCCGGGCAGCGCGTCGACGAGCTTGCCGAACTGCCCGAGGGGGCATGGGTGCTGCGCGGCGACCGGGGGCTGACCTATAGTCCTGTCCTGCCCAACGGCAGCGAACTCGTCGGCGGCCAATGGTGGGCGGCCGATTACAAGGGGCCGCCGCTGGTCAGCGTCGAACAGGAGGTTGCGGCGTCGCTCGGGCTGAAACTCGGCGATACGCTATCGGTCAATGTGCTGGGGGTCGAGGTGCAGGCGAAGGTCGCCTCGTTCCGCACCGTCAACTGGGACAATTTCGGGCTGAACTATGTGCTCGTCTTTTCGCCCGGCACCTTCGACGCCGCGCCGCATAATATGGTCGCGACGGTTGCGGTTGGGCCCGAGGCCGAAACCGCCCTGTCGCGCAGCATCCCGCGCGCTTTCCCGTCGGCGTCGCTGATTGCGGTGCGCGATGTGGTGTCGCAGGTCACGACGCTCCTCACACAGATGAGCCAGGCGATCGCGGCGGCGGCAAGCATCGCGATCCTTGCGGGCATCGCGGTGCTGATCGGCGCGATTGCGGCAAGCCGCGAGCGGCGCGTTTACGACAGCGTGATCCTGAAGCTGCTCGGAGCCACGAGGGGCCAGATCCTTGGCGCGCAGGGCACGGAATATGCGGTGCTCGCGGGCATTCTTGCTGTGCTCGCGCTGGGGCTCGGCCTCGCGGGCGCCTGGTATGTCGTGACGCAGCTTTTCGAATTCGACTTCGCGCCCGATCCGCTGATCGTCGGGCTGACGCTGATCGGCGGCGCGGGTCTGTCGTTCCTGATCGGGATCGCGGGAAGCTGGCCCTTGCTCTCGGCGAAACCGGCGCAGGCGCTGCGCAGCCTTTAG
- a CDS encoding outer membrane protein: protein MKKFAVAAALLTAIVATPAMAAEGGEARVEVRGGYVTGSGLDDATLGAAAGYDFDLGSTAFAGAEIAGDKVLIDGAKVQFSSGARLGAKVGANGKAYINGGYTFGQIDDPYVGAGYQHKLTSNVYAKAEYRHQFIENFSDFDTFAVGVGFAF, encoded by the coding sequence ATGAAGAAATTCGCAGTTGCAGCCGCTCTCCTGACGGCCATCGTTGCAACCCCCGCCATGGCTGCCGAAGGTGGCGAAGCCCGCGTCGAAGTGCGCGGCGGCTATGTCACGGGCAGCGGCCTCGACGACGCCACGCTTGGCGCCGCGGCCGGTTATGATTTCGACCTCGGCTCGACGGCATTCGCCGGCGCCGAAATCGCAGGCGACAAGGTTCTGATCGACGGCGCCAAGGTCCAGTTCTCGTCGGGTGCGCGCCTCGGTGCCAAGGTCGGCGCCAACGGCAAGGCCTATATCAACGGCGGCTACACCTTCGGCCAGATCGACGATCCCTATGTCGGTGCCGGCTACCAGCACAAGCTGACCTCAAACGTTTACGCCAAGGCCGAATATCGCCACCAGTTCATCGAGAACTTCAGCGACTTCGACACCTTCGCGGTCGGCGTCGGCTTCGCTTTCTGA
- a CDS encoding YnfA family protein: MTALAYIGAALAEIAGCFAFWAWLRLDKSIWWVVPGMASLALFAWLLTLVDAEHAGRTYAAYGGVYIVSALIWMWAVEGAKPDRWDLIGAAVCLGGAAIILFGPRGS, translated from the coding sequence ATGACGGCATTGGCTTATATCGGGGCGGCGCTGGCCGAAATCGCGGGCTGCTTCGCCTTTTGGGCGTGGCTGCGGCTGGATAAGTCCATCTGGTGGGTGGTGCCGGGCATGGCGTCGCTGGCGCTGTTCGCCTGGCTGCTCACCCTAGTCGACGCCGAGCACGCGGGACGCACTTATGCCGCTTATGGCGGCGTCTATATCGTCTCGGCGCTGATCTGGATGTGGGCGGTCGAAGGCGCGAAGCCCGATCGCTGGGATCTGATCGGCGCCGCCGTGTGCCTCGGCGGCGCGGCGATCATCTTGTTCGGGCCGCGGGGGAGCTAG
- a CDS encoding UrcA family protein, translated as MQKLLILAALAAVSIGQPVSAQTAPANPTVAVAHKDLDLRTEAGIKALDRRIWRAVVEVCGTAPDFDIAGKNDVRQCRRDTLRVASAQADVVVASASRDQLIQVSSIRN; from the coding sequence ATGCAAAAGCTTCTGATCCTCGCCGCCCTTGCTGCCGTATCGATCGGCCAGCCTGTTTCGGCGCAGACCGCCCCCGCGAACCCAACCGTGGCCGTGGCGCACAAAGACCTCGACCTCCGCACCGAAGCGGGCATCAAGGCGCTCGACCGCCGTATCTGGCGCGCCGTCGTCGAAGTGTGCGGAACTGCCCCCGATTTCGACATCGCGGGCAAGAATGATGTGCGGCAGTGCCGCCGCGATACGCTGCGCGTCGCTTCTGCGCAGGCCGATGTGGTGGTTGCCAGCGCATCGCGCGACCAGCTGATCCAGGTCAGCTCGATCCGCAACTGA
- a CDS encoding ABC transporter ATP-binding protein produces the protein MTDAPRPSPDLAIAAHNVTLTLGSDKAPVEILRGVDLEVPAGTSVALLGPSGSGKSSLMAVLAGLERANGGSISVAGLDFATMDEDDLARARRGRIGIVLQAFHLLPTMTALENVAVPLELAGIADPFGRAAAELEAVGLGHRLTHYPAQLSGGEQQRVAIARAMASSPAIIFADEPTGNLDTATGQSIIELIFARRAALGATLLIITHDPELAEHCDRVVVMHDGKIEERAA, from the coding sequence TTGACCGACGCGCCTCGACCTTCGCCAGACCTGGCGATCGCCGCCCATAATGTGACGCTCACGCTCGGAAGCGACAAGGCCCCTGTCGAAATTTTGCGCGGCGTCGATCTGGAGGTTCCCGCAGGCACCTCGGTCGCGCTGCTCGGGCCGTCGGGATCGGGCAAAAGCTCGCTGATGGCGGTGCTGGCCGGACTCGAACGCGCGAATGGCGGCAGCATCAGTGTCGCGGGGCTCGATTTTGCAACAATGGACGAGGACGATCTGGCGCGTGCCCGGCGCGGGCGGATCGGCATCGTGCTCCAGGCCTTTCACCTGCTCCCGACGATGACCGCGCTGGAGAATGTCGCGGTGCCGCTGGAACTTGCAGGCATCGCCGATCCCTTCGGCCGTGCCGCCGCCGAACTCGAAGCCGTGGGGCTCGGACACCGTCTCACCCACTATCCCGCACAGCTTTCGGGCGGCGAGCAACAGCGCGTCGCCATTGCGCGCGCGATGGCAAGCTCGCCCGCGATCATCTTTGCCGACGAACCGACGGGCAATCTCGACACCGCAACCGGCCAGTCGATCATCGAGCTGATTTTCGCACGCCGCGCAGCACTCGGCGCGACTTTGCTCATCATCACCCACGACCCCGAACTCGCGGAGCATTGCGACCGCGTCGTCGTGATGCACGACGGCAAGATCGAAGAGCGGGCCGCCTGA